The DNA window GCCCCTCGGTCGCACCGTCCTCGAGCAGACCGACCAGCGAGGTGTCGTTCAAAGGAGAGTCGAGTGCCACCTGGATGGCCGCCCGGAGATGGAGCTCGAGAGCCTCGGCCGTACCGTCGCGTTCGTCGGCCTGATACCAGGCGACCCGGCGCTTGGCCGCGTAGTGCGCGAGCGTGGTGGTCTTGCCCGAGCCAGGCGGCGCGGTGACGAGCACGACCCGGCTGCCGGCCCGGTCGAGCACCTCGTGCAGCCGAGGCCGGTCCAGGCCGTCGGCAGCCGGAGCGGTCAGCTTGGCACGCGGGATCGGCGGTCCCCCGGCAGGCCGCGCACTCATCGTCACTCCCCAAAGCCGTGAAAATCGTGCATCTCAGGTTCGCAGACCGGGTACGGAGGGTGAATCCGGAAAACCCCTCGAATTTGGCGTGCTACCCACCCCACTGGTGACCTATCGTTCCCGCGTGACGGGAACGGAGTACGGCGACGGCGCCGTGGCGCGTGCAGGGGAGATCCTGCGATCGGTCGTGGGCTCGGGCGTGCACGGCATCGCGATCGCCGGTACCGACGACCACGACGAGATGGGCGTGTTCATCGAGCCGCCGGCGCACGTGCTGGGGATGCGGCCGCCGTTCGAGCACTATGTCCACCGCACCCAGCCGGAGGGCGCGCGGAGCGGGCCGGGCGACGTCGACCTGATCATCTACGCGCTGCGGAAGTACCTGCGGCTCGCGCTCAAGGGCAACCCGACCGCGCTGCTGCCTCTGTACGCGCCGCCCGCGGACCTGGTCGTCATGACTCCGCTCGGCGAGGAGCTGCGCGAGCTGGCGCCCGCGGTGCTGAGCCGGCGGGCCGTACGAAGGTTCCTCGGCTACATGGAGGCGCAGCGGGCACGGATGGTCGGCGGCGGCAAGCGCAACCGCGTACCCAACCGGCCCGAGCTGGTGGAGAAGTACGGCTTCGACGTGAAGTACGCGTCGCACGCGCTGCGCCTGGCATACCAGGGGTACGAGGTGCTGCGCGACGGCCGGCTGACGCTGCCCATGGCCGACAAGGCACGGGAGCACGTGCTGTCCGTCAAGCGCGGCGAGATCCCGCAGGCGGAGGTGCTGGAGTCGATCGCCAAGCTGCAACTGCGGATCGAGGAAGACCTCGAGGCCGGGCGTACGCCGCTCCCACCCGAGCCCGAGTGGGAGCGCCTCGGCGAGTGGTCGACGTCGGCCTACCGCCGCCACTGGGGTTGGTGAAGGGCTACACGCGGGCGAGGAACTCCAACACCCGCTGCAGCTGCAGGGTCGCGGCGGCCTCGTCGTACTCCGGCAGTGAGGAGTCGGCGAACAGGTGTCCCTTGCCCGGGTAGAGGAACAGCTCGGCGTCGTCGACGGCCTCGACGACGGCACGCGCGACCTCGAGATCGCCGGAGTCGGCGAACTCGGGGTCGCCGTCCATGCCGTGGACCTGCAGCGGCACCCCGTCCGGCCAGGTGCCGTCGCCGAACTCCTCCAGCGGCATGCAAGAAGAGAAGAACAGTGCGCCGCGCGCGCCCGGCCGGGTCTGGGTGAGCAGCTGGGCGGGGACGACGCCGAGCGAGAAGCCCGCGTACACCAGGTCGTTGCCCAGCTTCTCCGCCGCGGCAGCGCCGCGCTCGCCGACGGTCCCGAACCCGATCTCGCGTACGTGCGCGACGCCCTCGGCGATCGAGCCGAAGA is part of the Tenggerimyces flavus genome and encodes:
- a CDS encoding nucleotidyltransferase domain-containing protein, with product MTGTEYGDGAVARAGEILRSVVGSGVHGIAIAGTDDHDEMGVFIEPPAHVLGMRPPFEHYVHRTQPEGARSGPGDVDLIIYALRKYLRLALKGNPTALLPLYAPPADLVVMTPLGEELRELAPAVLSRRAVRRFLGYMEAQRARMVGGGKRNRVPNRPELVEKYGFDVKYASHALRLAYQGYEVLRDGRLTLPMADKAREHVLSVKRGEIPQAEVLESIAKLQLRIEEDLEAGRTPLPPEPEWERLGEWSTSAYRRHWGW
- a CDS encoding dienelactone hydrolase family protein, which gives rise to MAEVLLFHHVQGLTEGVKAFADQLRAAGHTVHVPELLEGQLFGSIAEGVAHVREIGFGTVGERGAAAAEKLGNDLVYAGFSLGVVPAQLLTQTRPGARGALFFSSCMPLEEFGDGTWPDGVPLQVHGMDGDPEFADSGDLEVARAVVEAVDDAELFLYPGKGHLFADSSLPEYDEAAATLQLQRVLEFLARV